In one Bradyrhizobium cosmicum genomic region, the following are encoded:
- a CDS encoding type II toxin-antitoxin system HicB family antitoxin yields MAHYIAIIENAGPDEAVGVWFPDLPGCISGGDDVDEAMENAPEALAFYAQELVEDGRQLPPPRTLDELKADPAVAEDLAKHTVALIEWPPLTEGTE; encoded by the coding sequence GTGGCTCACTACATCGCCATCATCGAGAACGCCGGTCCAGATGAGGCCGTTGGCGTCTGGTTTCCGGACCTGCCCGGCTGCATTTCCGGCGGCGACGACGTCGATGAAGCCATGGAGAATGCGCCCGAGGCGCTCGCGTTCTATGCACAGGAACTGGTCGAGGACGGCCGCCAGCTTCCGCCGCCGCGGACCTTGGACGAGCTCAAGGCCGACCCTGCCGTGGCCGAGGACCTGGCGAAACATACCGTGGCCCTGATCGAATGGCCGCCCCTCACCGAGGGCACGGAGTGA